In Anopheles gambiae chromosome 2, idAnoGambNW_F1_1, whole genome shotgun sequence, a single window of DNA contains:
- the LOC5666924 gene encoding uncharacterized protein LOC5666924, translating to MYALAVSVALACIVLQVAYSRPDFGIRGTIDGVSNVNSRAILVKEYFLRVNDYIIPDQKSDIATLRDAAKTLQAIGQSVNNLGPALMDALTTATDNDSGDVNATFALINMARLNFEGYVEINLNEQILNLNTLLGMHVRDQLVDDFYHISNRLAAVNNTLGQLQSAVVAANNAAGGGPVSQDLIKQFVNADLVAQLSRHLTLLAYRIPVLTYTVTSSLENIEQADAYYYGLVQDSDRVLNEIETSGDEFNMLAGNYSLLVEQQMNQLIADYKPELSLANDSATALNVTALATVVTNLKNVTDAKLAETLKAYKDLYLPAILALSKLLPIESNFSFLTGENPAAVLVGVLIANGPFSRFCFWKYSSLLHNILLTSNFAAECYDREYNRLSTLQQALLLQIELISYSLEIVNPYSVVCGFLPPSVALRTEQCANEIASYFNIISNDFSSKLGAFVNLTSIELNASKQRLSVCWSAKIQSTFVKYQTLIPEIRNCSLTGPEL from the exons ATGTACGCGTTGGCTGTGTCTGTTGCGTTGGCCTGCATCGTACTGCAG GTCGCGTATTCCCGTCCCGACTTTGGCATCCGGGGCACGATCGATGGGGTGAGCAATGTCAACTCGCGAGCCATCCTGGTGAAGGAGTACTTTCTGCGTGTGAACGACTACATTATACCGGACCAGAAGAGTGACATTGCGACGCTGCGTGATGCGGCTAAAACGCTGCAGGCGATCGGTCAGTCGGTGAACAACCTCGGACCGGCCCTGATGGATGCACTGACGACCGCCACGGACAACGACAGTGGGGATGTTAATGCGACGTTCGCGCTGATCAACATGGCTCGGTTAAACTTCGAGGGCTACGTTGAAATCAATCTAAACGAACAGATCCTCAACTTGAACACGCTACTGGGCATGCATGTGCGCGATCAGCTGGTGGACGATTTCTATCACATCTCCAACCGACTGGCCGCGGTGAACAACACGCTCGGTCAGCTGCAGTCGGCAGTTGTGGCGGCAAACAACGCAGCCGGCGGGGGCCCTGTGTCGCAGGATCTGATTAAACAGTTTGTGAATGCCGATCTGGTGGCTCAGCTGTCCCGCCATCTCACCCTGCTCGCCTACCGCATTCCCGTGCTGACGTACACCGTGACCTCCTCGCTGGAGAACATTGAGCAGGCGGACGCGTACTACTACGGGCTGGTGCAGGACTCGGACCGTGTGCTGAACGAGATCGAAACGTCGGGCGACGAGTTCAACATGCTCGCGGGCAACTACTCCCTGCTCGTGGAGCAACAGATGAACCAACTGATTGCCGATTACAAACCGGAACTGTCGCTCGCGAACGATTCGGCTACCGCGCTGAACGTGACCGCTCTTGCGACGGTCGTAACCAACCTGAAGAACGTGACGGACGCCAAACTGGCCGAAACGCTGAAAGCCTACAAGGACCTGTACCTGCCCGCCATTCTAGCGCTGTCGAAGCTGCTGCCCATCGAGTCGAACTTCTCCTTCCTGACGGGCGAAAATCCGGCCGCAGTGCTGGTAGGGGTGCTGATTGCGAACGGTCCCTTTTCGCGGTTCTGCTTCTGGAAGTACTCGAGCCTGCTGCACAACATTCTGCTCACGTCCAACTTTGCCGCCGAGTGCTACGATCGCGAGTACAACCGGTTGAGCACGCTGCAGCAGGCGCTTCTGCTGCAGATCGAGCTGATCTCGTACAGTCTGGAGATCGTGAACCCGTACTCGGTGGTGTGTGGGTTCCTGCCACCATCCGTCGCCCTGCGGACGGAACAGTGCGCGAACGag ATCGCATCCTACTTCAACATAATTTCGAACGATTTTAGCAGTAAGCTGGGGGCGTTCGTTAATCTGACCTCCATTGAGCTTAATGCTAGCAAGCAGCGACTGAGCGTATGTTGGTCGGCCAAGATACAGTCCACGTTTGTCAAGTACCAGACGCTCATTCCGGAAATAAGAAACTGCTCCTTGACCGGTCCCGAACTGTAG